The region CTATACCTTTAAATACATATAAGTCCAAAAAAACTACAACTACCTCCTGTGAGGGTGCGCAAAAAACAAGCGTGGGAAATGACCAACATGTTGCCaacaaaaattgcaaattaGAAGGAGGAAAGCCAAACGAGAAATGACGaagtgaatttatttttgcctcCGTTCATTTGTTCAACCGATTTTGAACGCAAATccaatgtttattatttaaaacacgaaaatttacataaatataaattgtcgAAATAATTGTTGCCATTTGGCTATGAGACACTTGCCGCGCGGCTGTCATAATCTGTCATATCGGCGAAGGCCAAACAATGCCACCTTTcacactgcgtatacgtaatgagAGACACTAGCCAAAACAAGTGGGATATTCTAAGGAATTCGGTTCTATAATTATGGTATTCATGCCGAATACTTTGTTAAGGAAAATTATCCATCAAATCGGATCACTTCAAACGAGGGTCACTCTCTTGACACTTTCCATGAAAACATAAAGAACTGAAATAGATATTGTCTTAAGCTGATATTCAACTTAACTTtctaaagtaaatatattgcTAACGCCTCAAAGAATCTGACttcatacaaattttttgattGGCACATGCCACAAAATATTTCCCCAATCAAATTGTGTATAAAATGTGTTCTGatccatttaaaaatagtCATCCCTGACTGGAAAAGTCAACGCAAATCAgattggcaaaaaaaaaacaaagaaagtgGGAGGGAAATTTCCGCTGACTGATTTCCCAGTAAGAAAAACCGATCACAAAGCATGTTCCATGACACAAAGATCAAGATAAATTGGCTGCACCTTGCCATGTTAATGGTGAAATTGTTGGCATGCGCTtgctattaaataaatacgccGCACTTGCAGCCGCAGCTGCTACAACAAGCGAATATCAAGTATACGTCATTAGGGAAACGTCgttgttttgaatttgtatAATTTCCTGAtcgatatttttaattaaattgaacttTACTAGATGTTTATAAGTCAGAGAAAGTATATGCTATCAATGAAAATGtaacttgttttcttttcaatCCGTTACTACAAGAGTAGTTGTTAAATGCGAGTTCCAGactaaatgaaaatttatacTGCCCCCGTTAGATTCAGCTTACCTGAGTTCCTGACTGTCGAAGGGGCTCTCCTGGCGCACTGGCTTGTTGAGGACACTGCCATCCTCGATGATCTCGATGCAGGGCGTCATGTCCTGGCCAAGACAACTGTCGTCCCTGCTGCGCTGCTTGGGACTGTTGCTGCGGCTGCGTCCCTCGACGTGGATGGGTATGAAGTGCACATTGCCCATGCTGTTGCCCCCCGCTCCATTGGCAATATTGATGTTGATCTGCGAATCGCCGCCATTTGTGGTTGCCAGCGATGGTGATGCTGTTGTGGCTGCAGGCGTTGTTCCTGATGCGGTCGCATTGGCGGTCGTTGACTCCACGACCACATCCGGCAGACTGATGCTCTCGATGCACACCAATCGCTCGCTGAACTCGCTGAAATGCTCAATGTCGCCGAGTTCGTCGCACTGCAGAAAGGCCTCCTCGCAATCCGTGGAGTTGCCGTCACGGATAAAGGTGTGGTTCCCATGCTGTTGGGTGGTTGCCATGTGCGAAGAGCTGCGGGGCGGTGGCTGCGGCGGATGCTGGGGCGGGGCAGGAGATTCCTGATCTCCGATCCCGGAATCCGCGTAGCTGCTGCTCAGATTGGAGTCACTCTTGAGGGCACTTCGTTCGCTACTGGCAGATTGTCGAGAGTTGCCATTCGCTTGATTGCTGTTCATATGGGGCTCATAGTCAAGGTCCACCGCCTCATCAACCTCGTCTtgatcctcctcctcttcctcctgcTCTTCCTCCTCCTGGACATTCTCCAGCTTGACATTACTCAAGCGAGTCCAGGGACGACCATTCGAATTTTGGTAGACAGTACTTGGTATGTCCGTGGCAAAGACCTCGTCCTCCAGGGTCTCTATGTGCGCCTCGTTGAGCTCTTCGATATTAAGTGAATCTTCAGCCGGCTCATTCAGCTCGTAGAATATTTCCTGTGACTTATTCAGCGATTCGTCGGGAAAACTGCAATCCTCGACGGTGATTTTGGGCACTTCCGGTGACTTCTGGTGCCTGGGCGGGGCCTGCGGCGCACTCACGACCGACTCACGGAACTCACGCGGCGTACTGGCGCGCGAACTGTGGGCCGAGCTGATTTCGCTCGGTTTGGCACTGGTCTGGCCCATGGTTATGTCACTTGATGGCACTTGATGTGGCTGCTGTGGCGCTTGGTGTTGCTGCGGGGCAGCAGTTGCATTGCcgtgctgatgttgctgttcgGCAATTGCTGTTGGCCGCTCAACGCTTGCCGCTCGAATGAGGAACGCCGAGGAACGCATGGCTGGCGGCTCTTCTTTTTCCGGCTCGATCTTTTCGGGAAAACCCACGTTCTCTGCGGGAAAACTGGGGGAGCTCTCTTCCTGCCCTCCAGCTGGCTTACTTTTCTCTTCGAGCGCTCTTCGCTGGCCGCTGTTCTCTACGCTATTATTAGCCAAAGTCATTTGATAAGTAGTCGGGGATGCGAGCGCGGGGTCGGAGTTCGTTTCAAGGTGTGTGGCTATGGCTGCGGCGATTACGTCTTTGGCATTACTTTTATTCGATTTATTTGCCTTGCCAGCGGCTGGGATTTTCTGCtgcttttggttttggtttgggTGCTGCCGCTGATGGTTTCGACCACGCGCCATGAAAATGTCGCTCAGAAAATCGCGACTCTTCTGCAGGGTTTTGCGCTTTTTCGTCTGCTCGCTAGTATCTGTGCTGACCGGACTATCTTTACTATTGGTTAGCTTGAAGCTGCCTATGGAGAGCAGGGATTGTCGCTTTTGCGGTTCGATGTCGTTGCGCGTTTGGCGGTGGGTTATTGGTGTGGCAGGGCCATCGATTTCGGACTCGATAGTGCCAATTAGCTGACCACTATGGCTTCTGCTCGCGATCTCGCTGGCTGCCTCGTTTTGACTGCTGGGAGCCGCATTGCGATCACCGCCCGAGGAAAACGACCACGTCCTCGCATCTCCgcccattttatttatatacaaattgTCGGAGCGGCCATTAGCAGCTGtttttgctaattttaaaCGCTCTTCGTCGCCGTTGCCGTCTCCGTTGCCTTTTCTGCTGGCGTCGTCGTCAAAGTCGCTGGCAAAGTCCTCCAGCTCTTCGATCACCGCCCGGCGGGCTCTTCCCGGCCGCTCTTCGCGAAGAGATGGCTCGCCTATCTTACTGTATCTCACGGGTCtgtccgcctcctcctcctcctcgtcgacGATTTTGTGCGCTTTTCCACGACGCGATCTTCGCAGCAAATTAAACATATTCGCTCTTTCTGTGGCTGCCTTTCTCTGTCccaactatttattttaattttccactATTTCTAAATCCATTTGTTTCCCTTCGTTTCGTTGTGTGTGCTTTTCGTGTAATAAACAAATCGTTGTTTTGTTGCAATTATCTCGTATTTTGTTGTGTTTTAAATGCTTTCGACctgttgaaaatattttacaatttcacaTCAGTTTTTGTGGCTAGTGGATGGGCGGATTAATTGGCGTTAATTAGTTTACCCGCACGCGTTCCGCCCTGTTTTTTGGCGGATCTACAGATTCGACTTGGTCGGCGGGTAAACTGCGACTGCCGCTCAGTCGGCACTCCATGAGAGGCGACTACTGTGGCCATAATGATCGCCATCATTATTGCCAGCGGCACCATCGTGATGATGACAATAATGCTGGACAAATATGAGTAACTACATTGGGGCGTGTGTTCAAGCAGGCGTCTCAGTGCACAGGCAGAAAATTGTTAGGCAtgccaaattatttttaatagttatttctttaaacaattttataacaTAAGGTTATGATTCCATAACAAAATGTTgtagttcctaatatttttaatatatttacccCTAGGTAATCAACCTTTCCTTCGCTTTCCTTATTGTCGGACAGTATTCCTTATtaattctatttaaaatttgtaatatttaagacttaaaattaaagtttctGTTTGCCAATATAATATAAACCTATCTAATTTTtccgtaaatatttttttattctttttaggCGTTCAAGTTTTTATGACTTTATCAAGAgcttccaaaataattgaagcCATAAATATTCACTTCCACTCAATTAAGTATTTGGGCTGAAAAGAATAGTTTCAAGTGCACTTATCGCAAAAAAGGCACATGGCATAATTCATTTGAATTATCTTACAGAAgagcacacactcgcacaggCCGTCGAAACTAAATACAATGTTTATGGTAAGCTTGATAATTGCTTATGAATATTAATTGATGGATAGAAAGTGGGAGCCAGTTTGCCGACCCATTGTTGTGGGCCAAAGCAATGCGTCATTATGTGTCATCCGATGAGCAACAACAA is a window of Drosophila biarmipes strain raj3 chromosome 3R, RU_DBia_V1.1, whole genome shotgun sequence DNA encoding:
- the LOC108031697 gene encoding myomegalin isoform X1, giving the protein MFNLLRRSRRGKAHKIVDEEEEEADRPVRYSKIGEPSLREERPGRARRAVIEELEDFASDFDDDASRKGNGDGNGDEERLKLAKTAANGRSDNLYINKMGGDARTWSFSSGGDRNAAPSSQNEAASEIASRSHSGQLIGTIESEIDGPATPITHRQTRNDIEPQKRQSLLSIGSFKLTNSKDSPVSTDTSEQTKKRKTLQKSRDFLSDIFMARGRNHQRQHPNQNQKQQKIPAAGKANKSNKSNAKDVIAAAIATHLETNSDPALASPTTYQMTLANNSVENSGQRRALEEKSKPAGGQEESSPSFPAENVGFPEKIEPEKEEPPAMRSSAFLIRAASVERPTAIAEQQHQHGNATAAPQQHQAPQQPHQVPSSDITMGQTSAKPSEISSAHSSRASTPREFRESVVSAPQAPPRHQKSPEVPKITVEDCSFPDESLNKSQEIFYELNEPAEDSLNIEELNEAHIETLEDEVFATDIPSTVYQNSNGRPWTRLSNVKLENVQEEEEQEEEEEDQDEVDEAVDLDYEPHMNSNQANGNSRQSASSERSALKSDSNLSSSYADSGIGDQESPAPPQHPPQPPPRSSSHMATTQQHGNHTFIRDGNSTDCEEAFLQCDELGDIEHFSEFSERLVCIESISLPDVVVESTTANATASGTTPAATTASPSLATTNGGDSQININIANGAGGNSMGNVHFIPIHVEGRSRSNSPKQRSRDDSCLGQDMTPCIEIIEDGSVLNKPVRQESPFDSQELRKELKQQKARFASQLDEAHKNASQLEAKVGEMQFKIQKLEQELSVKQWNVERLQSELSAAHKDDEYVRKKLKLLEDEKVHLRHKYSENQDEFQIKYDELEAQYTELTEKYKETQGLAKSLQTQLACAQVEAEEWRQQVEKIRAELEEQIRILKNALENSEAERKICEDKWQKEFEMLRTHNREREESLMTDCEWQLRQMQRQCKDKTDKCNYERKQASAKAEELELELQSRRRESEMLRTCQAQVSSLRGVVSEQEQSIQTLMDRIENLKADLQSANENLETQIEAVHKIKYQCDNAIYDKERQMIYKIDEVRNEAAAFWENKLYTEMTRLTNELESVYVDERREALDKLQNEHIEELRALTNRYTANEEELRAEIEDLHESLELKKQDFLSLRERSDNALLQTRMHLDKADREYQNAMCREEDRRVELEEKLKKEFEAEKAEMEDKFRERLGQVKEEFAKELQLSTQDMVESHRKELDSQKAKLQAEKDEALQELVERHRAKMAAADERINDVELRHQRNLKDLKAAYDAEKAALDKRDISNANEIEQLHRKCRCLTNLFEEMRMRYERRDPRAEDLREISELRTRCESQERDLYVLTDRLREMQIQMSEMQQNGDRKGGGKSVKKPPPKSIATSCDVIYEENEERESPEQENGENSSQGDDDEEEEEEIDQEPSDTESNHTIEVNGKSDRINEDDAHLITAV